Proteins encoded within one genomic window of Desulfatiglans sp.:
- a CDS encoding DEAD/DEAH box helicase, producing MSSTKPDITGLLDRVEFHSNSIALLPAPSDKSPGVAFYIKNEDAPSGKIFCSCMLQKEGVCAHMQELHEISHALTKESFDTLFRSGVWYRVASVLVEGNNAPVRQISLKKVQQNSGDIIVVNDAKNNELLRYFSSESDTSRFIERCIGRPQTMEGDTSPARNLVLSNLYHQSMSKSAWLMIERGFRTRGQMLEESFWFRLAYHAFRELGNASFTFSPAINRRSGGFTVTCNNRYGTPVFRINVPAKTVRMFLLTFKDLLLNQHGLPVNPVPLKSIFNVTDATELDLDVRPLIKQIQKRGEAGFLKGEGIDRFKYDDLIYLPEPGIMAELERPGKERQFRAPVKMALKKSAIPLLADEDERETAHSDTLLTKEVKPAKILKEYERIDLSPEAIDRNFCRVSIKYRFGNSDLSLNNILRAVKNGERYIVTDSGWVDTRSPEIGAIADCFKGTDPDTGSEVLKLTRTGLLRFKTSSRNLNVVGNKSKVGDLLKNILALKPSRPVPVPAGLRSSLREYQKLGTEWLYYLYENFFGGLLCDDMGLGKTHQVMAFLLSLREEQGITGPFLVVCPMTVLSHWQAKIREHAPSLKETVYHGGARDLEEAIKTGGLILTSYGILTRDIEKLAERHFPVTVFDEIQHIKNAETKAHRAARQINADIKVGLTGTPIENRLEELKVLFDLTVPGYLGSDTDFYLRYIRAIQEQGKKERQEELARVVSPFILRRLKTSVLEELPEKIEDVLKCTLSKEQVMLYRNAVESRGAGLIDTLKNGRASVPYIHIFALLNLLKQICNHPALIEKAPEKYERYESGKWELFKEILNEGIESGQKVVVYSQYLDMINIIERYLAKQGTGFISLTGKSRNRGDIIKRFSDDPDCRVFIGSLKAGGVGIDLIAASVVIHYDRWWNAAKEDQATDRVHRIGQKRGVQVFKLVTEGTLEEKISAIISRKKDLMESIIKEDDPGLLKGFSREELMELISF from the coding sequence ATGTCCTCAACAAAACCTGATATAACCGGATTACTTGACCGTGTTGAGTTTCACAGTAACTCAATAGCACTGCTGCCAGCGCCATCCGATAAAAGCCCCGGGGTTGCCTTTTATATAAAAAATGAAGATGCCCCATCAGGTAAAATCTTCTGTTCCTGCATGCTTCAAAAAGAGGGGGTCTGTGCTCATATGCAGGAGCTTCACGAGATATCCCACGCCCTTACAAAAGAATCCTTTGATACCCTTTTCAGGTCAGGGGTCTGGTACAGGGTCGCATCAGTGCTTGTTGAGGGGAACAATGCCCCTGTAAGACAAATCAGCCTGAAAAAGGTTCAGCAAAATTCCGGAGATATCATCGTTGTAAATGATGCAAAAAATAATGAGCTGTTACGTTATTTTTCCAGCGAAAGCGATACCTCAAGATTTATAGAGCGCTGCATCGGGAGGCCTCAGACTATGGAAGGGGATACCTCCCCTGCCAGAAATCTTGTCTTAAGTAACCTGTATCATCAGTCAATGTCAAAAAGTGCATGGTTGATGATTGAACGAGGATTCAGGACAAGGGGACAGATGCTGGAAGAGAGTTTCTGGTTCCGTCTGGCCTATCATGCATTCAGAGAGCTGGGGAATGCATCATTCACATTCAGCCCGGCCATTAACAGGAGATCAGGCGGGTTCACTGTTACATGCAATAACAGATACGGTACGCCTGTTTTCAGGATCAACGTCCCGGCAAAGACAGTCAGGATGTTCCTTTTGACCTTTAAGGATCTTTTATTGAACCAGCATGGGTTACCTGTAAATCCTGTACCCCTGAAATCCATCTTCAATGTAACAGATGCTACAGAACTTGATCTTGATGTGCGTCCTCTCATCAAACAGATACAAAAAAGGGGCGAAGCAGGGTTTTTAAAAGGCGAGGGGATTGACCGCTTCAAATATGACGACCTCATATATCTTCCTGAGCCTGGTATTATGGCGGAGCTTGAAAGGCCCGGCAAAGAGAGACAATTCAGGGCGCCCGTGAAGATGGCCCTTAAAAAATCTGCGATCCCTTTGCTTGCTGATGAAGATGAACGCGAGACTGCTCACAGTGATACTCTCCTTACAAAGGAAGTCAAGCCAGCCAAAATACTGAAGGAATATGAAAGGATTGATTTATCGCCTGAGGCAATTGATAGAAACTTCTGCCGGGTTTCCATCAAATACCGTTTCGGTAACAGCGATCTTTCTCTTAATAACATACTCAGGGCTGTAAAAAACGGGGAGAGATATATTGTAACGGATAGCGGCTGGGTAGATACAAGGTCACCCGAAATAGGGGCGATAGCAGATTGTTTTAAGGGTACAGACCCTGACACCGGTTCAGAAGTATTAAAGCTGACAAGAACGGGCCTGCTCCGCTTTAAAACATCCAGCAGAAACCTTAATGTTGTCGGGAATAAATCAAAAGTGGGTGACCTGCTTAAAAATATACTTGCCCTGAAACCATCAAGGCCTGTGCCTGTACCTGCGGGATTAAGATCAAGTCTCAGGGAATACCAGAAGCTCGGAACTGAATGGCTTTACTACCTGTATGAAAATTTTTTTGGCGGACTTCTATGCGATGATATGGGGCTTGGTAAGACACATCAGGTAATGGCCTTTTTACTTTCACTGAGAGAAGAGCAGGGAATTACCGGGCCATTTCTAGTTGTATGCCCGATGACTGTACTCTCCCACTGGCAGGCAAAGATCAGGGAACATGCCCCCTCTCTAAAGGAAACCGTATATCATGGCGGGGCGCGTGACCTTGAAGAGGCAATAAAGACAGGCGGCCTTATCCTTACGTCATACGGGATATTAACGAGGGATATTGAAAAACTTGCAGAGAGACATTTCCCTGTTACTGTATTTGATGAGATCCAGCACATAAAAAATGCTGAAACAAAGGCACACAGGGCCGCGAGGCAGATCAATGCAGACATTAAAGTGGGGCTTACAGGAACACCCATAGAAAACCGTCTGGAAGAACTTAAAGTACTCTTTGACCTGACTGTGCCGGGATACCTGGGGTCTGACACGGATTTTTACCTGCGATATATCAGGGCAATACAGGAACAGGGGAAAAAGGAAAGGCAGGAAGAGCTGGCAAGGGTTGTCTCCCCGTTTATTCTTCGTCGCCTCAAAACGAGCGTATTAGAGGAGCTGCCTGAAAAAATAGAGGATGTGCTGAAATGCACCCTCAGCAAAGAACAGGTTATGCTCTACAGGAACGCGGTTGAATCAAGGGGCGCAGGGCTTATTGATACTTTAAAAAATGGCAGGGCATCTGTCCCCTACATACATATCTTCGCACTCCTGAATCTGCTTAAACAGATATGTAACCACCCTGCACTTATTGAAAAGGCCCCTGAAAAATATGAAAGATATGAATCAGGCAAGTGGGAGCTATTTAAGGAAATCCTAAACGAGGGGATTGAAAGCGGTCAGAAGGTAGTGGTATACAGCCAGTATCTCGACATGATTAATATTATTGAAAGATATCTTGCCAAACAGGGCACCGGATTCATCTCTCTTACCGGGAAGAGCCGCAACAGGGGTGATATCATAAAAAGGTTCAGTGATGATCCTGATTGCAGGGTCTTTATCGGGAGTCTAAAGGCAGGCGGAGTTGGCATAGACCTTATAGCCGCATCTGTGGTAATACACTATGACAGGTGGTGGAACGCCGCAAAGGAGGATCAGGCAACAGACCGGGTTCACAGGATAGGCCAGAAGCGCGGTGTACAGGTGTTCAAGCTTGTTACTGAAGGAACACTTGAAGAGAAGATCTCTGCAATAATAAGCAGGAAAAAAGACCTTATGGAGAGCATAATAAAAGAGGATGACCCCGGCCTGTTAAAGGGCTTTTCAAGGGAAGAGCTTATGGAGCTTATCAGCTTTTAG